The following DNA comes from Corynebacterium atrinae.
CGGGGGACGATTTCCTTTTGGTACAGGTGGGCGTTAGGGATGCCGCGCTCTTCCAGCACTTCGATGACCTGCGGGTCAATCCCGCCGACGGGGTTGAGGCCGACGGAGCGGACGAAAACGCGATCGCCGATGACGTGATTCATGATGGCGGAGGCGAGCTGCGAACGACCGGCGTTACGCTCGCAGACGAACAGCACCTCCGGGCGGGCGGTACCGCTGCGACCGGCGGCCTCGGCGCGGCTTTCGAGCTCCTCCGATACCTCGCGCTCGACGATGATGGGCAAGAACGTCTCGATTTTTGCGCGGGCCTCGGCCTCCGCGATGGCTTTATCCATGAGCTCATCGATGGTTCCGGCGTAGAAGTATTGCCCGTAACGGCGGTGCATGTCTTCGCGGACGATGGCGTAGCGGTCGTTGGACGTGGTGCTCATGGCGTGCCTCCCGGGGAGCGCTGTTTCTATTTTGTTAACCTGCAGTTAACCTTAAGGCACCCCGGGGGCTGTGACAAGTCGCCTTTAGTGGCCGCGCCCCTGCTCAAGTGCCGCACCCTCGTCAAAGAAGGGCACCAGCTTGTTCTCGAACATCGTCAGCGCCGAAGCGATGGCCATGTGCATGTCCAGGTACTGGTACGTTCCCAGCCGACCACCGAAAAGCACCTGGTTATCGCGGGCTTCCGCGGCGGCGAGCTCGCGGTAGGCCAGGAGCTTCTCACGATCGTCGGGGGTGTTGATCGGGTAGTAGGGCTCGTCGCCCTCCTCGGCGAAGCGGGAGTATTCCTTCATGATGACCGTCTTGTCCTTGGGATAGACGTCCTCGCGCTCCGGGTGGAAGTGACGGAACTCGTGGATGCGGGTGTAAGGAACCTCAGCATCGTTGTAGTTCATCACCGGCGTGCCCTGGAAGTCGCCCGTCTCCAGCACCTCGGTTTCGAAGTCGAGCGTGCGCCAGCCCAGTTCGCCGGCGGAGTAGTCAAAGTAGCGATCGAGGGGGCCGGTGTAGATGACCGGGGCGTCGGGGGACGCTGCGCGCAGCTCGTCGCGCACGACGAACCAGTCGGTGTCCAGGGCGACGTCGATAAGCTCATTGTCCGCCATGCGCTGCAGCCAGGCAGCATAGCCGTCGACCGGTAGGCCTTCGTAGGTGTCATTGAAGTAGCGGTTATTGAAGGTATAGCGGACGGGCAGACGAGTGATGTTGCCCGCCGGCAAGTTCTTGGGGTCCGTCTGCCACTGCTTGGCGGTGTAATCGCGGATGAACGCCTCGTAGAGCGGGCGGCCGATGAGCGAGATCGCCTTTTCTTCCAGGTTGGTCGCGTCGGCGGAATCGATCTCGGCGGCCTGCTCCTTGATCAAAGCCTTCGCCTCGTCGGGCGAGTAGTACTGGCCGAAGAACTGGTTAATCAGCCCCAGGCCCATGGGGAACTGGTACGCCGTGCCGTCGTGCATGGCGAAGACACGATGCTGGTAACCCGTGAAATCCGTGAACTGGTTGACGTAGTCCCACACCTTCTTATTAGAGGTATGGAACAAGTGCGCGCCGTACTTGTGGATCTCGATGCCCGTGTTCGGCTCAGCCTCCGAGTAGGCGTTTCCGCCAAGGTGATCGCGGCGCTCGACGATGAGCACCCGCTTGCCCAGTTGGGTAGCCGCCCTTTCGGCCACGGTAAGGCCGAATAGTCCCGAGCCGACAACGATGAGGTCATAGGTTTCCGTCATGCCAGTCAGGCTAATCGACGCCCGCCCACCCCGCGCAATGCGACACCTTCGACGTCGCCATGCGGCGACACTCCAGTCACATTGGTACCAATTGCCCCGACTATGTACTAGAGTTTACTATCGACCCAACCTGCAACACCTGCATCACCAATCATAGGGAGCCCCATCGTGCAGCAACGACGCCGAATCGCCACGTCCCGGCAAGCCAGCGTCAATCCGACGTTGGCTATTGTCCTGTCCACCGCCCTGGTCGTATCCGCCGCCTTCGGCGGCAACCAGATCCTCAAGACCCAGGAAACCGGCGGCAATCCCATCGACGCCGCCATGGCCACGGACTCCTTCGCCTCCGGCGCCAACGTGGTCGTCGAAGA
Coding sequences within:
- a CDS encoding low molecular weight phosphatase family protein, which produces MSTTSNDRYAIVREDMHRRYGQYFYAGTIDELMDKAIAEAEARAKIETFLPIIVEREVSEELESRAEAAGRSGTARPEVLFVCERNAGRSQLASAIMNHVIGDRVFVRSVGLNPVGGIDPQVIEVLEERGIPNAHLYQKEIVPRTVHRSSVIVLMGVDELPGIPGDRIERWDIADPAGKSLDEVRAIADDIEAHIKDLVVELGKSNFSAV
- the glf gene encoding UDP-galactopyranose mutase, whose protein sequence is MTETYDLIVVGSGLFGLTVAERAATQLGKRVLIVERRDHLGGNAYSEAEPNTGIEIHKYGAHLFHTSNKKVWDYVNQFTDFTGYQHRVFAMHDGTAYQFPMGLGLINQFFGQYYSPDEAKALIKEQAAEIDSADATNLEEKAISLIGRPLYEAFIRDYTAKQWQTDPKNLPAGNITRLPVRYTFNNRYFNDTYEGLPVDGYAAWLQRMADNELIDVALDTDWFVVRDELRAASPDAPVIYTGPLDRYFDYSAGELGWRTLDFETEVLETGDFQGTPVMNYNDAEVPYTRIHEFRHFHPEREDVYPKDKTVIMKEYSRFAEEGDEPYYPINTPDDREKLLAYRELAAAEARDNQVLFGGRLGTYQYLDMHMAIASALTMFENKLVPFFDEGAALEQGRGH